A single region of the Streptomyces sp. NBC_01262 genome encodes:
- a CDS encoding maleylpyruvate isomerase family mycothiol-dependent enzyme — protein sequence MEKNPEFPDLLRLIDERSTAFRAAVAAAPGLDAQVPTCPGWTLFDLVKHLGGGDRFWAAIVGAGPADAPPAEAAAARAALEVPREREVLLAWLAASTQLLLSALREAGPDVGCWAWWSALQTPRTSGGVARHRVQESAVHTYDAQLAAGAPQPLPTEVALDGVEEFLFTCVATPSAWPHKPTAFDFHTAEGRSWRLTVDGDGARSTRIPAPTAATGEDSDAAGASVHGTASELVLYLYDRIPADSLHVDGDAGLLDLLRAWEPEE from the coding sequence GTGGAAAAGAATCCTGAGTTTCCTGACCTGCTGCGGCTGATCGATGAACGGTCGACCGCCTTCCGCGCCGCGGTCGCCGCCGCGCCCGGTCTGGACGCACAGGTGCCGACCTGCCCCGGGTGGACGCTGTTCGATCTGGTGAAGCACCTGGGTGGGGGAGACCGTTTCTGGGCCGCCATCGTCGGCGCGGGGCCCGCCGACGCTCCCCCGGCCGAGGCCGCCGCCGCGCGCGCCGCTCTGGAAGTGCCGCGGGAGCGTGAGGTCCTGCTGGCCTGGCTGGCCGCGTCGACGCAGCTTCTGCTGAGCGCTCTGCGCGAGGCAGGACCGGACGTCGGCTGCTGGGCGTGGTGGAGTGCCCTGCAGACGCCGCGGACCTCCGGCGGAGTCGCCCGGCACCGGGTCCAGGAGAGCGCGGTGCACACCTACGACGCCCAACTCGCCGCGGGCGCCCCGCAGCCGCTGCCGACCGAGGTCGCCCTCGACGGTGTCGAGGAGTTCCTGTTCACCTGCGTCGCTACGCCCAGCGCCTGGCCGCACAAGCCCACGGCCTTCGACTTCCACACCGCCGAGGGCCGCTCCTGGCGCCTCACGGTCGACGGCGACGGCGCACGCTCCACCCGCATCCCCGCGCCCACTGCCGCGACCGGCGAGGACTCGGACGCAGCCGGGGCCTCCGTCCATGGCACGGCCAGTGAGTTGGTCCTCTACTTGTACGACCGTATCCCTGCCGACTCCTTGCACGTTGACGGAGACGCAGGACTGCTCGACCTGCTCCGCGCCTGGGAGCCGGAGGAGTAG
- a CDS encoding ATP-binding cassette domain-containing protein — protein MTTPTLHSPAIAAKGLRKAYGDKTVLDGIDLTVPAGTVFSLLGPNGAGKTTAVKILSTLISADAGDLRVGGHDLAVDPQAVRAAIGVTGQFSAVDGLITGEENMLLMADLHHLSRSEGRRTAAELLERFDLVEAAKKPVSTYSGGMKRRLDLAMTLVGSPRIIFLDEPTTGLDPRSRHNMWGIIRELVSGGVTVFLTTQILEEADELADRIAVLNDGRIAAEGSADELKRLVPGGHVRLRFADPAAYQSAAVALREVTRDDEALALQIPSDGTQRELRAILDWLDSAGVEADELTVHTPDLDDVFFALTGGGTDIPTQPTQSKETVR, from the coding sequence ATGACGACACCGACATTGCACTCACCCGCCATCGCGGCCAAGGGGCTGCGCAAGGCCTACGGGGACAAGACGGTCCTCGACGGAATCGACCTGACGGTGCCGGCCGGCACCGTCTTCTCCCTGCTGGGCCCGAACGGCGCGGGCAAGACCACCGCCGTCAAGATCCTCTCCACCCTCATCAGCGCCGACGCCGGCGATCTGCGGGTCGGTGGTCACGACCTGGCCGTCGACCCGCAGGCCGTGCGGGCGGCGATCGGCGTCACCGGGCAGTTCTCCGCCGTGGACGGGCTGATCACCGGCGAGGAGAACATGCTCCTCATGGCGGACCTGCACCACCTCTCCCGCAGCGAGGGACGCCGCACCGCCGCCGAACTGCTTGAGCGCTTCGACCTGGTGGAGGCCGCGAAGAAGCCCGTCTCCACCTACTCCGGCGGCATGAAGCGCCGCCTCGACCTGGCCATGACGCTGGTCGGCAGTCCGCGGATCATCTTCCTCGACGAGCCGACCACCGGCCTGGATCCGCGCAGCCGCCACAACATGTGGGGGATCATCCGCGAGCTGGTCTCCGGCGGCGTCACCGTCTTCCTCACCACCCAGATCCTGGAGGAGGCCGACGAACTCGCCGACCGCATCGCGGTGCTGAACGACGGCAGGATCGCCGCCGAGGGGAGCGCTGACGAGCTGAAGCGGCTGGTCCCGGGCGGGCACGTGCGGCTGCGGTTCGCCGACCCGGCCGCGTACCAGTCCGCCGCCGTCGCGCTGCGCGAGGTCACCAGGGACGACGAGGCGCTGGCACTGCAGATCCCCAGCGACGGCACTCAGCGCGAGCTGCGCGCCATCCTCGACTGGCTGGACTCGGCCGGCGTCGAGGCGGACGAGCTGACCGTGCACACCCCCGACCTCGACGACGTGTTCTTCGCCCTGACCGGCGGCGGCACCGACATCCCCACCCAGCCCACCCAGTCCAAGGAGACCGTCCGATGA
- a CDS encoding ABC transporter permease, whose protein sequence is MSALALAVRDSNTMLRRNLLHVRRYPSMTLNLLLTPIMLLLLFVYVFGNVMSAGIGGGSADRSDYIAYLVPGLLVMTIGSTVIGAAVSVSMDMTEGLIARFRTMAVYRGSVLIGHVVGTVLQVLASLVLVGAVAVAIGFRSTDATVLEWLAAFGLLALFALALTWIAVGMGMASPNPEAASNMATPLILLPLISSAFTPADTMPGWFQPIAEYQPFTPAIETLRGLLLGTEIGNNGWLAIAWCVGLAALGYRWSTSLFNRDPR, encoded by the coding sequence ATGAGCGCCCTCGCCCTTGCCGTCCGCGACTCGAACACGATGCTGCGCCGCAACCTCCTGCACGTACGGCGCTACCCGTCCATGACCCTGAACCTGCTGCTCACGCCGATCATGCTGCTACTGCTCTTCGTCTACGTCTTCGGAAACGTGATGAGCGCGGGCATCGGTGGCGGCAGCGCGGACCGCTCCGACTACATCGCCTATCTCGTCCCGGGCCTCCTGGTGATGACCATCGGCAGCACCGTGATCGGGGCCGCGGTGTCCGTCTCCATGGACATGACCGAGGGCCTCATCGCCCGCTTCCGCACGATGGCGGTCTACCGCGGCTCGGTGCTCATCGGGCACGTCGTCGGCACTGTGCTGCAGGTGCTCGCCAGCCTGGTCCTCGTAGGTGCCGTCGCCGTGGCCATCGGCTTCCGGTCCACGGACGCAACCGTCCTGGAGTGGCTGGCGGCGTTCGGACTGCTCGCGCTGTTCGCACTGGCTCTCACCTGGATCGCGGTCGGGATGGGCATGGCCAGCCCGAACCCCGAGGCCGCCAGCAACATGGCAACGCCGCTGATCCTCCTCCCGCTCATCTCCAGCGCCTTCACCCCGGCCGACACGATGCCGGGCTGGTTCCAGCCGATCGCCGAGTACCAGCCGTTCACCCCGGCCATCGAGACCCTGCGCGGCCTGCTGCTCGGCACCGAGATCGGCAACAACGGGTGGCTCGCGATCGCCTGGTGCGTCGGCCTGGCCGCGCTCGGCTACCGCTGGTCGACGTCGCTGTTCAACCGCGACCCGAGGTGA
- a CDS encoding ATP-binding protein → MTTDLTLLPRVAYRGQEFTAPRLRALLALLAGDLRTGCGVERLVAGLWPDELPGQPEKALQVLVSRARAQLGADVLVLTPTGYRLALAEDQVDSSALLLHAAASADRARAGDHAGSLAAAEAGLALWEGTPDEGGDSYDPVAALRAERAPVRDTLVRARALALARLGRHAEAAGPLALATSGHPRDEEVLAELLRGEAATAGPSAALTRYEAYRRELRETLGTDPGAGLKAVQQELLRGEAPVVRHGVPHEPNPLLGREEDIAAVERLLRASRAVTVIGPGGLGKTRLAHAVSRRAEQRVVYFVPLAGVTADVDVAAEVASALGAGEGRPGAVGGQSSTDPVSAILGALGSGPALLVLDNCEQVVRGAADLVQALVSSSKDLRVLTTSRAPLGLTSEAAYALPELGLDTSVELFTQRARAARSGVQLPPDAVAELCRHLDGLPLAVELAAARVRVLSVPEIARRLGDRFALLRGGTRDTPERHRTLHAVVDWSWNLLAEDARAALRTLSVFPGGFSGEAGEQVLGEDALSLLEQLADQSLLTVADTPAGVRFRMLETVREFSAARRTKAGEEAEAVGRFLAWARDFGVAHHDWFFGSEPLVAWERIRAEQDNLVLALRHALARTDGPTIAALTAVLAALWSTGSSYPRLTALAADTGPPLSHYHPEPEYVEVARAAAVLCTATLFMGYGPHVVRQLVTLRRLPPAPPDTLLRAIAVVLSAVPEMLPPDYEVLRGLCDSDQPLLAGVAECVATYVWEQEHDIDRALASARRSIDALAPVDNPFLQVLGHARLSELCLQTEQGEAAYRHLRAALDALPRLGDEHDSIGVRWGLALACLQRGDPDEAEYWLRQAEGDNTPQKDDVYSPDFGGRAEIALARGLTEVGLGLWRRNVEGVLEAGSTQSDDPFFDRWLLQIQSAAVTAHAHAGRIGLVAEVVDRLRQRLRTLLSGPSRSPMELPVLGTVLHALGMAGLASGDAAAVRMIALAERLRVLRDFQPTMSADRARKAAQDADRAAYADAVSEYAALERDELREAARALTSGRG, encoded by the coding sequence GTGACTACCGACCTGACCCTGCTGCCGCGTGTCGCCTATCGCGGCCAGGAGTTCACCGCGCCCCGGCTCCGCGCCCTCCTCGCGCTGCTCGCGGGCGACCTGCGCACGGGCTGCGGCGTCGAGCGGCTGGTGGCAGGGCTGTGGCCGGACGAGTTGCCGGGGCAGCCGGAGAAGGCGCTGCAGGTCCTGGTGTCCAGGGCGCGGGCGCAGTTGGGCGCCGACGTTCTCGTACTCACGCCGACCGGATACCGGCTCGCCCTCGCCGAGGACCAGGTCGACAGCTCCGCGCTGCTGCTGCACGCCGCCGCGAGCGCGGACCGGGCCAGGGCCGGGGACCACGCGGGGTCGCTGGCGGCGGCCGAGGCCGGGCTCGCGCTGTGGGAGGGCACCCCTGATGAGGGAGGCGACAGCTATGACCCCGTGGCCGCGTTGCGCGCCGAGCGCGCCCCCGTCCGGGACACGCTCGTACGCGCGCGGGCGCTCGCGCTCGCCCGCCTCGGACGGCACGCGGAGGCGGCCGGGCCGCTGGCCCTTGCCACCTCGGGGCATCCGCGCGACGAGGAGGTGCTGGCCGAGCTGCTGCGCGGCGAGGCGGCGACGGCGGGCCCGTCCGCCGCGCTGACGCGGTACGAGGCGTACCGCCGTGAGCTGCGGGAGACGCTCGGTACGGATCCGGGCGCCGGGCTCAAGGCCGTACAGCAGGAGCTGCTGCGCGGCGAGGCGCCCGTGGTCAGACACGGTGTGCCGCACGAGCCGAACCCGCTGCTGGGCCGCGAGGAGGACATCGCGGCGGTGGAGCGGCTGCTGCGCGCCTCCCGCGCCGTCACCGTCATCGGCCCCGGAGGCCTGGGCAAGACCCGGCTCGCGCACGCCGTCAGCCGCCGGGCCGAGCAGCGCGTGGTGTACTTCGTGCCGCTCGCCGGTGTCACCGCGGACGTGGACGTGGCCGCCGAGGTGGCCTCCGCGCTCGGCGCGGGCGAGGGGCGGCCCGGCGCCGTGGGCGGCCAGTCCTCGACCGACCCGGTGTCCGCCATCCTCGGCGCGCTCGGCTCCGGGCCCGCGCTGCTGGTGCTCGACAACTGCGAGCAGGTCGTCCGGGGCGCCGCCGACCTCGTACAGGCCCTGGTCTCGTCCTCGAAGGACCTGCGGGTGCTCACCACCAGCCGGGCCCCGCTCGGCCTGACATCGGAGGCGGCGTACGCGCTGCCGGAGCTGGGTCTCGACACCTCGGTCGAGCTGTTCACCCAGCGCGCCCGGGCCGCCAGGAGCGGCGTACAGCTGCCGCCGGACGCGGTGGCCGAGCTGTGCCGCCACCTCGACGGGCTGCCGCTCGCCGTGGAGTTGGCCGCGGCACGGGTGCGAGTCCTTTCGGTGCCGGAGATCGCCCGCCGCCTCGGCGACCGGTTCGCGCTGCTGCGCGGCGGGACCCGGGACACCCCGGAGCGCCACCGAACGCTGCACGCGGTCGTGGACTGGAGCTGGAACCTGCTCGCCGAGGACGCCAGAGCGGCGCTGCGCACGCTGTCCGTCTTCCCCGGCGGCTTCTCCGGCGAGGCGGGCGAGCAGGTGCTCGGCGAGGACGCGCTGTCGCTGCTGGAGCAGTTGGCCGACCAGTCGCTGCTCACCGTCGCCGACACCCCGGCCGGCGTGCGGTTCCGGATGCTGGAGACCGTACGGGAGTTCAGCGCGGCCCGGCGCACGAAGGCCGGCGAGGAAGCGGAGGCCGTCGGCCGGTTCCTCGCCTGGGCGCGGGACTTCGGGGTCGCTCACCACGACTGGTTCTTCGGCTCGGAACCGCTGGTCGCCTGGGAGCGGATCAGGGCCGAGCAGGACAACCTCGTGCTGGCCCTGCGGCACGCCCTGGCCCGTACGGACGGCCCCACCATCGCCGCCCTCACCGCCGTCCTCGCCGCCCTGTGGTCCACCGGCTCCAGCTACCCCCGCCTCACCGCCCTCGCCGCGGACACCGGCCCGCCGCTGTCGCACTACCACCCCGAACCCGAGTACGTCGAAGTCGCCCGCGCCGCCGCGGTGTTGTGCACGGCGACCCTGTTCATGGGCTACGGCCCGCACGTCGTACGCCAGCTCGTCACCCTCCGGCGGCTGCCCCCGGCCCCGCCGGACACGCTGCTGCGCGCCATCGCGGTGGTGCTGAGCGCGGTCCCGGAGATGCTGCCTCCCGACTACGAGGTGCTGCGGGGGCTCTGCGACAGCGATCAGCCGCTGCTCGCCGGCGTCGCCGAGTGCGTGGCCACCTACGTCTGGGAGCAGGAGCACGACATCGACCGCGCGCTCGCCTCGGCTCGCCGGAGCATCGACGCACTGGCGCCGGTCGACAACCCGTTCCTGCAGGTCCTGGGCCACGCCCGGCTGAGCGAGCTGTGCTTGCAGACGGAGCAGGGCGAGGCGGCGTACCGGCATCTCCGGGCGGCGCTCGACGCGCTGCCGCGCCTGGGCGACGAGCACGACTCCATCGGCGTCCGCTGGGGCCTCGCGCTGGCCTGCCTGCAGCGCGGCGACCCCGACGAGGCCGAGTACTGGCTGCGGCAGGCGGAGGGCGACAACACCCCGCAGAAGGACGACGTCTACAGCCCCGACTTCGGCGGCCGTGCCGAGATCGCGCTCGCCCGCGGGCTGACGGAGGTCGGGCTCGGCCTGTGGCGCCGCAACGTGGAGGGGGTGCTGGAGGCCGGCTCGACGCAGAGCGACGACCCCTTCTTCGACCGGTGGTTGCTGCAGATCCAGTCGGCGGCGGTGACGGCGCATGCGCACGCCGGCCGGATCGGGCTCGTCGCGGAGGTGGTCGACCGGCTGCGGCAGCGGCTGCGGACCCTGCTCTCCGGCCCGTCCCGCTCGCCCATGGAACTCCCTGTGCTCGGGACGGTGCTGCACGCCCTCGGCATGGCGGGGCTCGCGTCCGGCGACGCCGCCGCCGTACGGATGATCGCGCTGGCCGAACGGCTGCGGGTGCTGCGCGATTTCCAGCCGACGATGTCGGCGGACCGCGCCCGGAAGGCGGCCCAGGACGCCGACAGGGCGGCGTACGCCGACGCGGTGTCGGAGTACGCCGCCCTGGAGCGGGACGAGCTGCGGGAGGCAGCCCGCGCGCTCACCTCGGGTCGCGGTTGA